From Diachasmimorpha longicaudata isolate KC_UGA_2023 unplaced genomic scaffold, iyDiaLong2 ctg00000361.1, whole genome shotgun sequence:
aaaatagcagtaattaaaattgatcaAACTAATAAACTTAATTGatctaatttaattaaataaaatcttatatttaaaatagttgtaataaaattaatagccCCTATAATTGATGAAGCCCCAGCTAAatgtaaagaaaaaatagCTAAATCCACTGAACACCCCCTATGACCTATTATTGAAGATAATGGAGGGTATACTGTTCATCCAGTACCAACACCTAAATTTAATACCCCCCTTAAtaccaataaaattaaagaagGAACTAACAACCAAAATCTCATATTATTTATACGAGGAAAAGCTATATCTGGAGCTCCTAATATTAAAGGAACTAATCAATTACCAAATCCTCCAATTATAATAGGtataactataaaaaaaattataacaaaagCATGAGCAGTTACCATTCTATTATAAAGTTGATCTCTTATTAAAACACTACCAGTAACCCCCAATTCTAAACGAATAATTATTCTTATAGATAAACCAACTATACCAGatcaaattccaaaaataaaatataaaacacCAATATCCTTATGATTtgtagaaaatattcattttatcatttattaatttttagtttaaataaaacattaaattgcaaatttaaaattatataaaaatataaaattttagtAAAGTGTCTGATTTAagtaataaattgtaaatttatttaaaagaaaaaaaattcttctttaCTATCttaatatataaaatttataattttaaattatattttaaattttgaaaatttatagtttaaaattaacttaaaatttttattataaaaatattaataaacctaatacaatatataaatttataataataaaaatattaaaatttttttcttttaaaaaaaaaaataaccttaaatttattattaaataatttaatattataaaattaaacccTAATcgcaaataataaaataaataaattaatgaataaaaaattaatattagtaaaataaaaaaattaaacatatttaaatttataataaaaaatcattttataaaaaatccaaaaaaaggGGGGATACCCCCTAAtgatattattataaataaaaaaaaatatataaatatattattaacaaaaaataaatcactaaTTTCTTCtaactttaattttcaaaaataatatataattaaaaaatttataattaaatatcttaaataataaattaaaaatacattaattctaattattaaagaTAATAATATCCAAGATATATGATTTAATGAAGAAtaacctaaaattttttttaaaagaatttgattaaaaattattaaaattctaaataatcctcttaaaactaaaattaataataaaaaattaattatataaatataaattaaaattattattggaatTAGTTTTTgtcaaacaattaaaataaaacatattattcaatctaaattaattaacatatcaataaaccaaaattgaaatggaaaaactcctaattttattaatattattaaatttataattaataaaaaataataattattaaataataaattcaaatttataaaaaataaaaaaattattgaactaaacctatttaataaataatattttatagaTTTATCCCCTACATAatttctattaataattattaaaacaataaaagctaataaattcatttctataaaaattcacattgaaaaataattatttaaaaataataaaattaaagaacttattaataaaataaagatataaaatcaattatatttttttatataaatcaaaaaaaaataatttcaaattatttttaaataattatattttaatgttataagcataaaaatttttgatatttttagaaatagataaaactattaaatataattttaattttatttaattaaaattaaaattttaatttaaaattttaaattaaatttttaaattaaatttttaaattaaatttttaaattaaattttaaattaaattacaaatttacaatttttttaaataaaattttatattaatctaatttttaaataaaatcaacctatactgattttaaatttatgtaaaaattttaatttaattaaaatttttaatttgattagaatttcaattaatttaaaaaaggtattttaaaatttaaaatttaaatttttttaaataaaatcaacctatattgattttaaatttttaaataaaataaaccttaattttaaatttttaaataaaataaacctatattgattttaaatttttaaataaaatcaaccttaattttaaatttttaaataaaatcaacctatattgattttaaatttttaaataaaatcaacctatattgattttaaatttttaaataaaaaacctatattgattttaaatttttaaataaaataaaccttaattttaaatttttaaataaaatcaacctatattgattttaaatttttaaata
This genomic window contains:
- the LOC135172491 gene encoding LOW QUALITY PROTEIN: NADH-ubiquinone oxidoreductase chain 2-like (The sequence of the model RefSeq protein was modified relative to this genomic sequence to represent the inferred CDS: substituted 4 bases at 4 genomic stop codons), encoding MNLLAFIVLIIINRNYVGDKSIKYYLLNRFSSIIFLFFINLNLLFNNYYFLLIINLIILIKLGVFPFQFWFIDMLINLDXIICFILIVXQKLIPIIILIYIYIINFLLLILVLRGLFRILIIFNQILLKKILGYSSLNHISWILLSLIIRINVFLIYYLRYLIINFLIIYYFXKLKLEEISDLFFVNNIFIYFFLFIIISLGGIPPFFGFFIKXFFIINLNMFNFFILLILIFYSLIYLFYYLRLGFNFIILNYLIINLRLFFFLKEKNFNIFIIINLYIVLGLLIFL